The Bacillus sp. Y1 genome includes the window TGACTGTTTTTTCATCCATTGAGTTAAGTCTGTAACGACTTTTCGGTTAATACTTGGAGGAAAGTAATGAGTCAACTCCTCAAAATACCAACTCTCCACTGGATGACACAAATCCTTTAACCTCTCTTCCAATCTTCGTGCATGGTCCAAACTTACATTTTGATCCTTCGATCCATGAATGATTAAAGTTGGACATCGTAATTGTTCAATATCATACAATGGAGTCCGAAATTTATATCTTTCTGGATATCTCGTCGGTGTACCACCGATGACTCTCTTCATCATCCTTCTTAAATCTTCTCTTTCCATATATGTAAGATTCATATCACTTACTCCACCCCAGGTGACGAGAGAAGCCGTATCAGGAAACTTGATGGCTGTTAATAATGCCATCACCCCACCACGTGAAAATCCAAATACATGAACCCTTTTCACTCTTGAATGCTGCTGTAAAATTCGAAACCCAGCAAATGCATCTTCTCGATCATCTCCAGCAAAATCTTCATTTCCTTCTCCTCCTTGATTTCCTCGGTAGAAAGGGGCAAATACTACAAAGCCTTCACATGCAAATTGTACCAACCTAGATGGCCTTACCTTTCCTACACTTTTTATTCCACCTCTCAAATATAAGAAACCATCTAAAGTCTCCCCTCCTTTAGGTTCTGCTAACATTCCTTTCACCTTATATCCATCCGAATAATACGTTATGATCGATAACTCCACATGAGGATGAGGCGAAGGAAACCTCTCCATATCAATAACTTCTAGCGTATACATACCTTCTGATACACTCCCTTACACATGTTTTTCATATAGGCATTCACACATTTTTTTCGACTTCATACGATATGTTAGGCTCCCAAACCGTTCACATAAAATGTTTATCTATTAAGGAGGTTATCCATAAAATGAAAAAGTCATTTAAGATTTTCTTTTCCATGTTCCTAGTCGTCATTCTTATTATACCGATTGCTGCCTGCAGCAAGGAAGAAGTTCAAAAAGTACGCATTGGTGAAGTAACACGTTCCATTTTCTATGCACCTGAATATGTTGCCATTGAAAAAGGTTTTTTTGAAGAAGAAGGATTAGATGTTGAGCTAACAACTACTTCAGGTGGTGACAAGACAATGACTGCCTTGTTATCGAATAGTATTGACGTTGCTCTTGTTGGTTCTGAAACATCTATTTACGTTTATGCTCAAGAAGCAAATGACCCCGTCATCAACTTTGCCCAGCTCACACAAACAGATGGAACTTTCCTTGTATCTCGTGAAAAAATTGATAATTTTTCGTGGGATATGTTGAAGGGATCCACCTTTTTAGGTCAAAGAAAAGGTGGTATGCCACAAATGGTTGGGGAATTCGTTCTAAAACAGCATAATATCGATCCACATAACGACCTAAACCTGATACAAAATATTGATTTCGCCAATATTTCAAGTGCCTTTGCTTCTGGAACGGGCGACTTTGTTCAGCTTTTCGAACCAACTGCGAGTGTGTTTGAACAGGAAGGAAGAGGTCATATTGTCGCTTCATTCGGAACAGAGTCAGGCATGGTACCATATACAACATTTATGTCAAAAGAAAGCTATATGACGGAAAACAAAGAAATCGTTGAAAAATTTGCAAGAGCTATTTATAAAGCGCAAAAATGGGTAGCGGAAAATTCTGCAAAAGATATCGCTGAAGCCATTTCTCCTTACTTCGAGGATACCGACTTAACTTTAATTGAGACAGTCGTTGACCGTTACAAGAGCCAAGGCTCTTACGCAACAAATCCAGTGCTTGACGAAGCAGAGTGGGAAAACCTTCAAAATATTATGGATGAATCAGGTGAGTTACCTAAAAGAGTGGACCACAGTGTGCTTGTAAATACCCAAATTGCTGAAGAGGTCATGAAATAAAATCATTAAATTTCGAGGAGGCCGATTATGAGCTTATTGAAGCTAGAACATATTCATCACACGTATTTTACTAAGACCTCTGCTACAACGGCCCTCTCCGACATTTCACTCGAAGTTGAGGAAGGAGAATTCATTTCCTTCCTCGGTCCGAGCGGATGCGGAAAAACAACCCTACTTTCGATCATAGCAGGATTATTTCAACCAACTGAAGGGACTATCCTGCTTGAGAATCAATCTGTTAACAAATCTAAAAAAAAGATCGGTTATATGCTACAGCAAGATTATTTATTTCCTTGGAAAACCATCGAGGAAAATATACTGCTTGGTTTAAAAATTTTTGGAATTGAAGACAGTGCTAAGAAGGAATATGCCTTTTCTCTTCTTGAAGAAATGGGATTAAAGGGCTATGAAAAACAATACCCAAAACAACTCTCTGGTGGAATGAGACAAAGGGTTGCCCTAGTTAGAACCTTAGTAACGGAACCGAAGCTACTTATGTTAGATGAACCATTTTCTGCATTAGATTATCAAACAAAGCTTCGACTCGAGGATCTTGTGTCTGAGACATTAAAATCCTTCGGAAAAACAGCTATCCTTGTCACACATGATATTGGAGAAGCAATCGCCATGAGTGATCGAGTTTATTTATTTTCTGCTCGTCCTGGGCAAATTCACAAGTCATTTGAAGTCCCAAAGGAGTTAAGAGAACTCTCTCCTTTTCAAGCTAGAAATCACGAAAGTTATACTCAGCTATTCCAAGAAATATGGAAGGAGTTGGAATCCCTTGAACAATAAGCAACCGGTGGAACTCCTCCATAAGAATTATATTAAAAAGC containing:
- a CDS encoding alpha/beta hydrolase family protein, yielding MYTLEVIDMERFPSPHPHVELSIITYYSDGYKVKGMLAEPKGGETLDGFLYLRGGIKSVGKVRPSRLVQFACEGFVVFAPFYRGNQGGEGNEDFAGDDREDAFAGFRILQQHSRVKRVHVFGFSRGGVMALLTAIKFPDTASLVTWGGVSDMNLTYMEREDLRRMMKRVIGGTPTRYPERYKFRTPLYDIEQLRCPTLIIHGSKDQNVSLDHARRLEERLKDLCHPVESWYFEELTHYFPPSINRKVVTDLTQWMKKQS
- a CDS encoding ABC transporter substrate-binding protein, producing the protein MKKSFKIFFSMFLVVILIIPIAACSKEEVQKVRIGEVTRSIFYAPEYVAIEKGFFEEEGLDVELTTTSGGDKTMTALLSNSIDVALVGSETSIYVYAQEANDPVINFAQLTQTDGTFLVSREKIDNFSWDMLKGSTFLGQRKGGMPQMVGEFVLKQHNIDPHNDLNLIQNIDFANISSAFASGTGDFVQLFEPTASVFEQEGRGHIVASFGTESGMVPYTTFMSKESYMTENKEIVEKFARAIYKAQKWVAENSAKDIAEAISPYFEDTDLTLIETVVDRYKSQGSYATNPVLDEAEWENLQNIMDESGELPKRVDHSVLVNTQIAEEVMK
- a CDS encoding ABC transporter ATP-binding protein — protein: MSLLKLEHIHHTYFTKTSATTALSDISLEVEEGEFISFLGPSGCGKTTLLSIIAGLFQPTEGTILLENQSVNKSKKKIGYMLQQDYLFPWKTIEENILLGLKIFGIEDSAKKEYAFSLLEEMGLKGYEKQYPKQLSGGMRQRVALVRTLVTEPKLLMLDEPFSALDYQTKLRLEDLVSETLKSFGKTAILVTHDIGEAIAMSDRVYLFSARPGQIHKSFEVPKELRELSPFQARNHESYTQLFQEIWKELESLEQ